A region from the Anaerohalosphaeraceae bacterium genome encodes:
- a CDS encoding DUF4056 domain-containing protein, translating into MSDKTCQRWLFWFAAPALCLAVGCGQPGGPRSRLGSFFGAPGGIYFPEPDQLGKHNYQSPRREKVGMVYTCRGGFIDIGHVREASDRTLYLQRLLYEAIMDEKTQVSYRVIEPSRYTALIAYPPGWHTFSEEKKKALAFEASVRMAQTFTHWSLVWHEILTWFGFASSGIFSEHISAFSWEDTYSDLLGISLAGHVIRSKQSYNKGMTEALQRALAHLEVQPASVAREAARQIEGKWYSGGFYFFVEMKKRNFATGLGFRPVVPLLVPGICPDAIPSPLPAPLLPSPTPEGFEADLLIYPVETERWKIYRILNLEPEMPIRPALHFPPLLEEIRSQAQPRSSLTCRKSASG; encoded by the coding sequence ATGTCCGATAAAACATGTCAACGATGGCTGTTTTGGTTTGCTGCACCGGCTTTGTGCCTGGCCGTCGGGTGCGGTCAGCCCGGAGGGCCGCGAAGCCGGCTGGGCTCGTTTTTCGGAGCACCGGGGGGAATCTATTTTCCGGAGCCGGACCAGCTCGGCAAACACAATTATCAGTCCCCACGCAGGGAAAAGGTCGGAATGGTTTATACCTGCCGGGGCGGCTTTATTGACATCGGACATGTTCGGGAGGCCTCCGACCGAACTTTATATTTACAGCGACTGCTCTACGAAGCCATAATGGACGAAAAAACGCAGGTTTCCTATCGCGTGATTGAACCGTCCCGCTATACCGCCCTCATTGCCTATCCGCCCGGCTGGCATACCTTTTCTGAAGAAAAGAAAAAGGCCCTTGCCTTTGAAGCATCCGTGCGAATGGCGCAAACCTTCACGCACTGGAGCCTGGTCTGGCACGAAATCCTTACCTGGTTCGGGTTTGCCTCCAGCGGAATTTTCTCCGAACACATCTCCGCCTTCTCGTGGGAGGACACGTACTCCGACCTGCTCGGCATTTCTCTGGCCGGGCACGTGATTCGTTCGAAACAATCCTACAACAAAGGAATGACCGAAGCGCTCCAGCGTGCCCTGGCCCATCTGGAGGTCCAGCCCGCCTCTGTCGCCAGAGAAGCGGCCCGTCAGATTGAAGGCAAATGGTACAGCGGCGGATTCTATTTCTTCGTAGAAATGAAAAAACGAAATTTTGCCACCGGGCTCGGCTTTCGACCCGTCGTCCCGCTGCTGGTGCCCGGAATCTGCCCGGATGCCATCCCTTCGCCTCTGCCGGCCCCGTTGCTGCCCTCTCCGACACCGGAAGGATTTGAGGCCGACCTGCTGATTTATCCGGTGGAAACTGAACGATGGAAAATCTACCGCATCTTAAATCTTGAGCCCGAGATGCCTATCCGGCCGGCTCTGCACTTCCCGCCGCTTCTGGAGGAAATCCGAAGCCAGGCCCAGCCCCGTTCCAGCCTCACCTGTCGAAAATCCGCCTCCGGATAA
- a CDS encoding Gfo/Idh/MocA family oxidoreductase has product MNERPLKIAAFGLTKEIETLLECAFALKDSFAVCGVADLDPERAGAAARRFECTAYDDVRRMLVQTGPKIFLAGGPTYQCAEWISLAIEKQCTVFKTAPAGLSFEQASEWIRTAYRQGRHFVVIEPQRFHPLLQIFGEAADREDVNYWHLISLVCRVPQDLSEPQDRWRFDPSLAGGGVLIQNTYWLLDCLLLHFGLPQQVYMQRCSQAPDRQQRLSTTEDTAAAVMRFSDSLIAEISASRTLGPPAEYLRVCGKERFVTLEREQLTVCGHDGRVLERRRICAEPSAWARGFWEMYLGHLENPQRLLFPPPETDLRTMAVLEAAYLSSKTGMPESPSRILEVGGFKPDGLW; this is encoded by the coding sequence ATGAATGAACGTCCGCTGAAAATCGCTGCGTTCGGTCTGACGAAGGAGATAGAGACGCTGCTGGAGTGTGCCTTTGCGCTGAAGGACAGTTTTGCGGTGTGCGGTGTAGCGGATTTGGACCCGGAACGGGCAGGGGCGGCGGCGCGGCGGTTTGAATGCACGGCGTATGATGATGTCCGGCGGATGCTGGTTCAGACGGGACCGAAGATTTTTCTGGCGGGGGGGCCTACGTACCAGTGTGCGGAATGGATTTCGCTGGCGATTGAAAAGCAGTGTACAGTGTTTAAGACGGCTCCGGCCGGACTTTCGTTTGAACAGGCCTCCGAGTGGATTCGAACGGCGTACCGACAGGGACGGCATTTTGTGGTTATTGAACCGCAGCGGTTTCATCCGCTGCTGCAGATTTTCGGAGAGGCCGCCGATCGGGAGGATGTTAATTACTGGCATTTGATTTCCCTGGTCTGCCGGGTGCCGCAGGACCTTTCGGAGCCGCAGGACCGATGGCGGTTTGACCCGTCGCTGGCCGGCGGGGGCGTTCTGATTCAGAATACCTACTGGCTACTGGACTGTCTGCTGCTTCATTTCGGCCTGCCGCAGCAGGTGTATATGCAGCGGTGCAGTCAGGCGCCGGACCGTCAGCAGCGGCTGAGCACCACGGAGGATACGGCGGCGGCGGTGATGCGGTTTTCGGATTCGCTGATTGCGGAGATTTCGGCCAGCCGCACGCTCGGACCGCCTGCGGAGTATCTGCGGGTATGCGGGAAGGAGCGTTTTGTTACACTGGAGCGTGAGCAGCTGACGGTTTGCGGGCATGACGGTCGGGTTCTGGAGCGGCGGCGGATTTGTGCAGAGCCGTCGGCGTGGGCGCGGGGATTCTGGGAGATGTATCTGGGGCATCTGGAAAATCCCCAGCGGCTGCTGTTTCCGCCGCCGGAGACGGATTTGCGGACGATGGCGGTTCTGGAGGCGGCGTATCTGTCGTCCAAAACGGGAATGCCGGAATCTCCTTCGCGGATTCTGGAGGTCGGCGGATTCAAGCCGGACGGTTTGTGGTAG
- a CDS encoding RnfABCDGE type electron transport complex subunit D — protein MLSQIIVSPAPHTSQNLTTRRVMADVLIGLVPAMLAAAVFFRLHAVLVIAVCVAVCLLSEWVCNRLRRRPNSLGDLSAAVTGVILALSLPPAVPLSVAVIGSVFAIVIVKMLFGGLGNNVFNPAMAARAFLTASFGAAMTTWTVPATLDAAMPTVQASNVEAVTQATPLAWSKMALKGQAKAEQVHSQLKAAFWGQVGGCIGETSAAALLLGGLYLLVRRTITYHIPLAVLLSAGIFAGVGWLFKPEVFVRPDFHLFGGGLMLGAFFIATDPVTAPLSVRGKWIFGAGVGLLIMLIRTAGEYPEGVMYAVLIMNAFTPLIDRLCHTAPVGGKPRV, from the coding sequence ATGTTAAGCCAAATTATTGTTTCACCGGCTCCGCATACGAGTCAGAATCTGACCACCCGCCGTGTCATGGCGGACGTGCTGATTGGACTGGTGCCGGCGATGCTGGCGGCGGCGGTGTTTTTCCGGCTTCACGCCGTGCTTGTGATAGCAGTTTGTGTGGCGGTTTGTCTGCTGAGCGAATGGGTCTGCAATCGCCTGCGCCGCAGGCCGAATTCGCTGGGGGATTTGAGTGCGGCGGTCACCGGGGTGATTTTGGCGCTGTCGCTGCCGCCGGCGGTGCCGCTGAGCGTGGCGGTCATCGGCAGCGTGTTTGCCATTGTGATTGTCAAGATGCTCTTTGGGGGGCTGGGAAATAACGTATTTAACCCGGCGATGGCGGCGCGGGCCTTTCTGACGGCTTCGTTCGGGGCGGCGATGACGACCTGGACGGTGCCGGCCACGCTGGATGCGGCGATGCCGACGGTGCAGGCGTCGAATGTAGAGGCTGTCACGCAGGCGACCCCGCTGGCCTGGAGCAAGATGGCGCTGAAGGGACAGGCAAAGGCCGAACAGGTGCACAGTCAGCTGAAGGCGGCGTTCTGGGGCCAGGTGGGCGGCTGCATCGGGGAAACCTCCGCGGCGGCGCTGCTGCTGGGCGGCCTGTATCTGCTGGTTCGCCGGACGATTACGTATCATATTCCGCTGGCGGTGCTGCTGTCGGCGGGGATTTTTGCCGGGGTCGGCTGGCTGTTTAAGCCCGAGGTGTTTGTCCGGCCCGATTTTCATCTGTTCGGCGGCGGGCTGATGCTGGGGGCCTTCTTTATCGCAACGGACCCGGTGACGGCTCCGCTTTCCGTTCGAGGCAAATGGATTTTCGGGGCGGGCGTCGGACTTTTGATTATGCTGATTCGCACGGCAGGAGAGTATCCGGAGGGCGTGATGTATGCCGTTCTGATTATGAATGCCTTCACGCCCCTGATTGACCGGCTCTGTCATACGGCGCCGGTGGGAGGCAAGCCCCGTGTCTAA
- the glyA gene encoding serine hydroxymethyltransferase — MGSSLERTDHQIYELICGEEARQAGSIRLIPSENYVSKAVREATGSCLTNKYSEGYPTKRYYEGQQFTDQIEMLACRRAMELFGAEGANVQPHSGSEANLAAYGALAEPGDTIMGLALPHGGHLTHGWKVSYTGKFFKSVQYELDPATGRLDYDRIEQLAREHRPKILISGSSAYPRQIDFAQFDRIAKAVGAYHICDMAHIAGLVAGGVHMSPIPYADVVTTTTHKTLRGPRGGMILFKQQHAAAVNKSVFPGLQGGPHMHTISAVAVALKEAALPSFQEYARQIVKNAKRLAERLLEYGFNLVSGGTDNHLILIDLRNKGLAGKPLAKALDRAHIECNYNSVPGDTAPPFNPSGLRLGTPATTTRGMKEEQMDQIALWIKTVAENLDNESVIEKVGREVRDLCRQFPVPEVFV, encoded by the coding sequence ATGGGTTCATCATTGGAACGAACGGATCATCAGATTTACGAACTGATATGCGGGGAAGAAGCCCGGCAGGCCGGTTCGATTCGGCTGATTCCTTCGGAAAATTATGTCTCCAAGGCAGTTCGAGAGGCCACCGGCAGCTGTCTGACCAATAAATATTCGGAGGGGTATCCGACCAAGCGGTATTATGAAGGTCAGCAGTTTACAGACCAGATTGAGATGCTGGCCTGTCGGCGTGCGATGGAGCTGTTCGGGGCCGAAGGGGCGAATGTCCAGCCGCATTCCGGTTCGGAGGCGAATCTGGCGGCCTACGGGGCGCTGGCGGAACCGGGCGATACGATTATGGGGCTGGCGCTGCCGCACGGCGGGCATCTGACGCACGGCTGGAAGGTCAGTTATACGGGCAAGTTTTTCAAGTCGGTTCAGTATGAGCTGGACCCGGCCACCGGACGGCTGGATTATGACCGGATTGAACAGCTGGCCAGGGAGCATCGTCCGAAGATTCTGATTTCCGGCTCGAGTGCGTATCCGCGTCAGATTGATTTTGCTCAGTTTGACCGGATAGCCAAGGCGGTCGGGGCCTATCACATCTGTGATATGGCTCATATTGCCGGTCTGGTGGCCGGAGGGGTTCATATGAGCCCGATTCCGTATGCGGATGTGGTGACAACCACGACGCACAAGACGCTTCGGGGCCCTCGCGGCGGGATGATACTGTTCAAACAGCAGCATGCGGCGGCGGTCAACAAGTCGGTCTTTCCCGGTCTGCAGGGCGGACCGCATATGCATACCATTTCCGCTGTGGCGGTGGCTCTGAAAGAGGCGGCGCTGCCTTCGTTTCAGGAATACGCCCGGCAAATCGTTAAAAACGCCAAACGGCTGGCCGAACGGCTGCTGGAGTACGGATTTAACCTGGTGTCCGGCGGCACGGATAATCATTTGATTCTGATTGATTTGCGGAACAAAGGTCTGGCGGGCAAGCCGCTGGCCAAGGCCCTGGACCGGGCCCATATTGAGTGCAATTACAATTCCGTGCCGGGGGATACGGCGCCGCCGTTCAATCCGAGCGGCCTGCGTCTGGGGACGCCGGCGACGACCACGCGCGGAATGAAAGAAGAGCAGATGGACCAGATTGCGCTGTGGATTAAGACCGTGGCGGAAAATCTGGACAACGAGTCGGTGATTGAAAAAGTCGGGCGAGAAGTCCGGGATTTGTGCCGGCAGTTTCCAGTGCCCGAAGTCTTTGTATAA
- a CDS encoding RnfABCDGE type electron transport complex subunit B, with protein MIAATGMQVIGLSALLLAGLGVVFAAVLLAASIKLKVATDPKVEQIHAVLPKVDCGACGFAGCASYAKAVAADASLIGRCSPGGAATSAKIAAVLNLQISEGSAPKRPIVHCRAVREDKTFYAAYRGIEGCTSANAQPNVQACAFGCLGFGDCVQRCRFDALHIVNGLAVVDYDKCTGCGACVAGCPRGLIEMVPFTHEPMLTVACSSRENGKTTRSMCAVGCIGCGLCARQSDLFAVKDNLARMDYARYQPSEATETARQKCPTKVIVFRGKGAPADEKVSKTPAAAGAAS; from the coding sequence ATGATAGCTGCAACGGGAATGCAGGTGATTGGGCTGTCGGCCCTGCTGCTGGCGGGGCTGGGGGTTGTGTTTGCCGCTGTGCTGCTGGCGGCCAGCATCAAACTGAAGGTGGCGACGGACCCGAAGGTTGAGCAGATTCACGCGGTGCTTCCGAAGGTGGACTGCGGGGCGTGCGGCTTTGCGGGCTGTGCCTCTTATGCCAAAGCCGTGGCGGCCGATGCGTCGCTGATCGGGCGCTGCTCGCCGGGCGGGGCGGCGACCTCGGCGAAGATTGCGGCGGTACTGAATCTTCAGATTTCTGAGGGGAGTGCTCCGAAGCGTCCGATTGTGCACTGCCGGGCGGTTCGGGAGGACAAGACGTTTTATGCCGCCTACCGAGGCATCGAGGGATGCACCAGTGCGAATGCCCAGCCGAATGTGCAGGCCTGTGCGTTCGGATGTCTGGGCTTCGGCGACTGTGTCCAGCGGTGCCGCTTTGACGCCCTTCATATTGTCAACGGCCTGGCGGTGGTGGATTATGACAAGTGCACCGGCTGCGGGGCCTGCGTGGCGGGCTGTCCGCGCGGTTTGATTGAGATGGTGCCTTTCACGCACGAGCCGATGCTCACGGTGGCCTGCAGCAGCCGGGAGAACGGCAAGACGACGCGGTCGATGTGTGCCGTCGGCTGCATCGGGTGCGGGCTTTGTGCCCGTCAAAGCGATTTGTTTGCGGTCAAGGACAATCTGGCCCGGATGGATTATGCCCGCTATCAGCCCAGTGAGGCGACGGAAACGGCCCGTCAAAAGTGCCCCACCAAAGTGATTGTCTTTCGGGGCAAAGGGGCCCCGGCGGATGAGAAGGTTTCCAAAACACCTGCCGCCGCCGGTGCAGCTTCCTGA
- the rsxC gene encoding electron transport complex subunit RsxC, with translation MNFTGKKTFKGGVHPLENKHYTESCPIEAVPTPRQLVLPLVQHIGAPCKPLVQKKQAVAFGEPIGRSDAYVSAPIHSPVNGVVKDIALASHPVIGRTMAVYLEVNPEDNPPRQPQPERFGEEFDPGSFSPEQICNAIQEAGLVGMGGAGFPTRVKVEPNPAMPKHTLIINGCECEPYITCDYRIMLEWTRQILAGIRLAARAAGCQTVRIGIEDNKPEAVKAFEQVLSRCRCSEDIQIVVLKTKYPQGGERQLIRAVLDKQVPTGGIPPQIGVCVLNVATCAAIAEAVVFQKPLTHRVVTVTGRAVARPGNYYVPIGMSVQDLLAHCGGLTERAAKVVLGGPMMGFAIADMSTPLTKTCGALTVLTREDVTEAQYVRQQTACIRCGRCLMVCPEGLNPTRIAHAVKHFRMDRAEQYYLSACIECGSCSYVCPAHIELSGYIKTGKLLKAREKKRLG, from the coding sequence ATGAATTTCACGGGGAAAAAGACATTTAAGGGCGGAGTTCATCCGCTGGAGAATAAGCATTATACGGAGTCCTGTCCGATTGAGGCGGTTCCGACACCGCGTCAGCTTGTTCTGCCGCTGGTTCAGCACATCGGAGCGCCGTGCAAGCCGCTGGTTCAAAAGAAGCAGGCTGTTGCGTTCGGAGAGCCGATCGGCCGTTCGGATGCATATGTCTCGGCGCCGATTCATTCGCCGGTCAACGGCGTGGTGAAGGACATTGCGCTGGCCTCGCATCCGGTTATCGGGCGGACGATGGCGGTATATCTGGAGGTCAACCCGGAGGACAACCCGCCGCGGCAGCCGCAGCCGGAACGGTTTGGGGAGGAGTTTGACCCCGGCTCCTTTTCACCGGAGCAGATTTGCAATGCGATTCAGGAAGCGGGGCTGGTGGGGATGGGCGGGGCCGGTTTTCCGACCCGCGTTAAGGTCGAGCCGAATCCGGCGATGCCCAAGCATACGCTGATTATCAACGGCTGCGAGTGCGAACCGTATATCACCTGCGATTACCGGATTATGCTCGAGTGGACCCGGCAGATTCTGGCGGGGATTCGCCTGGCGGCCCGCGCCGCCGGCTGTCAGACGGTCCGGATTGGGATTGAGGACAACAAGCCGGAAGCGGTGAAGGCCTTTGAGCAGGTCTTGTCGCGCTGCCGATGTTCGGAAGATATTCAGATTGTTGTGCTGAAGACCAAATATCCGCAGGGCGGGGAACGGCAGCTGATTCGGGCCGTTCTGGACAAGCAGGTTCCCACCGGCGGGATTCCGCCGCAAATCGGGGTGTGCGTGCTGAATGTGGCGACCTGTGCAGCGATTGCCGAGGCGGTGGTTTTTCAAAAGCCGCTGACGCACCGGGTGGTAACGGTGACGGGACGGGCGGTTGCGCGTCCGGGCAATTATTATGTGCCGATTGGGATGAGCGTACAGGACCTGCTGGCGCACTGCGGGGGCCTGACGGAGCGGGCGGCCAAGGTGGTTTTGGGCGGGCCGATGATGGGCTTTGCGATTGCGGATATGAGCACGCCTCTGACCAAAACCTGCGGGGCGCTGACGGTGCTGACGCGGGAGGATGTGACGGAGGCCCAGTATGTCCGTCAGCAGACGGCGTGTATTCGCTGCGGCCGATGTCTGATGGTTTGTCCGGAAGGACTCAATCCGACCCGGATTGCGCATGCCGTCAAGCATTTCCGGATGGACCGGGCCGAGCAGTATTATCTGAGCGCCTGCATCGAATGCGGCAGCTGCAGTTATGTCTGTCCGGCGCATATTGAACTGTCGGGGTATATCAAAACGGGCAAACTGCTGAAGGCCCGGGAAAAGAAGCGGCTGGGATAG
- a CDS encoding glycosyltransferase family 2 protein, whose amino-acid sequence MEERTLDLSIVIPVYNEEPNLESLHRELAAVLSGLGLTYEILAVDDGSTDRSFEILQEIQKTQPHLRIIRFRRNFGQTAALSAGFTYARGRVIIPMDADGQNDPADIPRLLSKLNEGYDIVSGWRKERKDNTVTRTLPSRIANGLIGRITGVRLHDYGCTLKAYRAESLKHIRLYGEMHRFIPALARWSGEKVAEIVVNHRPRLHGKTKYGLNRIFKVLLDLITIKFLSSFSTKPIYVFGGLGMICLLGSFVCGAVVLYMKLVQQYSMNRNPLLIVSLILMTTAVQFVLMGLLAEILVRTYHESQDRPTYVIERILEPTGSAQEVKG is encoded by the coding sequence ATGGAAGAGCGCACGTTGGATTTGTCGATTGTGATTCCGGTTTATAATGAGGAACCGAATCTGGAATCTCTCCATCGGGAGCTGGCTGCCGTTCTTTCCGGACTGGGGCTGACCTATGAGATTTTGGCCGTCGATGACGGAAGCACCGACCGGAGTTTTGAAATCCTCCAGGAGATTCAGAAAACGCAGCCCCATCTGCGGATTATCCGATTTCGGCGCAATTTCGGCCAGACAGCGGCGCTGAGTGCCGGCTTTACGTATGCGCGGGGACGGGTGATTATTCCGATGGATGCCGACGGGCAGAATGACCCGGCGGATATTCCGCGTCTGCTCAGCAAGCTGAATGAGGGCTATGACATTGTCTCCGGCTGGCGGAAAGAGCGCAAGGACAATACGGTTACGCGGACGCTGCCGAGCCGGATCGCCAATGGGCTCATCGGACGGATTACAGGGGTGCGGCTGCATGATTACGGCTGCACGCTGAAGGCCTATCGGGCGGAATCGCTCAAACACATTCGCCTCTATGGCGAGATGCATCGGTTCATTCCCGCTCTGGCCCGCTGGAGCGGCGAAAAGGTTGCCGAGATTGTCGTCAATCACCGGCCGCGGCTGCACGGAAAGACCAAGTACGGCCTGAACCGAATCTTCAAGGTTCTGCTGGATTTGATTACGATTAAATTTCTGTCTTCTTTTTCCACCAAGCCGATTTACGTGTTCGGGGGTCTGGGAATGATTTGTCTGCTCGGCTCGTTTGTCTGCGGTGCGGTGGTGCTGTATATGAAGCTGGTGCAGCAGTATTCGATGAACCGCAATCCGCTGCTGATTGTTTCGCTGATTCTGATGACGACGGCGGTTCAGTTTGTTCTGATGGGGCTTTTGGCGGAGATTCTGGTGCGGACCTATCATGAATCGCAGGACCGCCCGACCTATGTGATTGAACGGATTCTGGAGCCGACGGGGTCCGCCCAAGAGGTCAAGGGGTAA
- a CDS encoding FMN-binding protein, protein MSKLRFFWEQSWLLLVSSLIFGVLLAIADTAWAPRIARNEVEKFTRLAGGMLPEAKRFEPIESKIPVDAGKGKTVQVEVYRAVDDSGRRVGWAFVCEGSGFADKIKLVVAADAGFEKLAGFGVLSSNETPGFGDKITIPGGFYQKQFVGAPAQTLTLVKTGDAERIDSEIVAISGATVTSQAVVDILNRYVSAVRTALQEQGLLRN, encoded by the coding sequence GTGTCTAAACTGCGATTTTTTTGGGAACAAAGCTGGCTGCTGCTGGTTTCGTCGCTGATTTTCGGTGTGCTGCTGGCGATAGCCGATACCGCCTGGGCCCCGCGAATCGCCCGCAACGAGGTGGAAAAGTTTACGCGTCTGGCCGGCGGGATGCTCCCGGAGGCGAAACGGTTTGAGCCGATTGAATCCAAGATTCCTGTCGATGCGGGCAAAGGCAAGACGGTTCAGGTGGAAGTCTACCGGGCCGTGGATGATTCGGGGCGGCGCGTCGGCTGGGCGTTTGTGTGCGAAGGGTCGGGGTTTGCCGACAAGATTAAACTGGTGGTGGCGGCGGATGCCGGTTTTGAGAAGCTGGCGGGCTTCGGGGTGCTCAGCAGCAATGAGACGCCCGGCTTCGGGGATAAAATCACGATTCCCGGCGGGTTTTATCAGAAACAGTTTGTCGGAGCCCCGGCCCAGACATTGACGCTGGTCAAGACCGGCGATGCCGAGCGGATTGACAGCGAAATTGTGGCCATCAGCGGAGCGACGGTGACCAGCCAGGCGGTGGTGGATATTCTGAACCGGTATGTCTCGGCGGTGCGGACGGCGCTGCAGGAACAGGGTTTGCTGAGGAACTAA
- the rsxE gene encoding electron transport complex subunit RsxE, with protein MADNQTHLTRTFLAGLWQENPVLRLLLGMCPTLAVTTSVQAALTMGASVIFVLIGSNLVVSLMRNLLKPHLRILMFTLTIATFVTIADLFLKAYQPAMSAKLGPYIPLIIVNCIIICRAEACASKNGLLVSLADAVGMGLGFTGALTILALIRELLATGQIVFEFGHKVTLLTLPEVPLFRMAGMAMPVGAFLTLGLMLGGVKLLTEKRA; from the coding sequence ATGGCGGACAATCAGACCCATTTGACTCGGACGTTTCTGGCGGGGCTGTGGCAGGAAAACCCGGTGCTGCGGCTGCTGCTGGGGATGTGTCCGACGCTGGCGGTGACAACCAGCGTGCAGGCGGCCCTGACGATGGGGGCCAGCGTGATTTTTGTGCTGATCGGGTCCAATCTGGTGGTCAGTCTGATGCGCAATCTGCTCAAGCCGCATCTTCGGATTCTGATGTTTACACTGACGATAGCGACGTTTGTGACGATTGCGGATTTGTTTTTGAAGGCCTATCAGCCGGCGATGAGCGCCAAACTGGGGCCGTATATTCCGCTGATTATCGTCAACTGCATCATTATCTGCCGGGCGGAGGCCTGTGCCAGCAAGAACGGGCTGCTGGTCAGTCTGGCCGATGCCGTCGGGATGGGGCTGGGATTTACCGGCGCCCTGACCATCCTGGCGCTGATTCGGGAGCTGCTGGCGACCGGACAGATTGTTTTTGAGTTCGGGCACAAAGTGACCCTGCTGACTCTGCCGGAGGTGCCGCTGTTTCGTATGGCGGGAATGGCGATGCCCGTCGGGGCGTTTCTGACGCTGGGACTGATGCTGGGCGGCGTGAAACTCCTGACCGAAAAACGGGCCTGA
- a CDS encoding RnfABCDGE type electron transport complex subunit A: MHTFETLLLGFLGIVIVNNLVFTKFLGICPYLGVSGRIDMAFGMGCAVTFVVTLAGTLTWLIDHLVLMPYGLDVLRYVCFILVIAGAVQLVEMYVRKFFPVLYDSFGIFLPLITTNCAILGMCLFINLWGIDNLPEAVVLSIGAGLGFTLAICMMAGIRENLELADVPPVLRGAPITLITAGLLTLAFMGFAGMIR, from the coding sequence ATGCATACCTTTGAAACCCTGCTGCTCGGTTTTCTGGGGATTGTGATTGTCAACAATCTGGTCTTTACGAAGTTTCTGGGGATTTGTCCGTATCTGGGGGTTTCCGGGCGGATTGATATGGCGTTCGGGATGGGCTGTGCGGTGACCTTTGTGGTGACGCTGGCGGGGACGCTCACGTGGCTGATTGACCATCTGGTGCTGATGCCGTACGGGCTGGATGTGCTGCGGTATGTGTGCTTTATTCTGGTGATTGCCGGGGCCGTGCAGCTGGTGGAGATGTATGTGCGGAAGTTCTTTCCGGTGCTGTATGACAGTTTCGGGATTTTTCTGCCGCTGATTACGACCAACTGTGCGATTCTGGGCATGTGTCTGTTTATCAATTTGTGGGGGATTGACAATCTGCCGGAGGCGGTGGTGCTCAGCATCGGAGCGGGGTTGGGCTTTACGCTGGCCATCTGCATGATGGCGGGAATCCGGGAGAATCTGGAGCTGGCGGATGTGCCGCCGGTGCTTCGGGGGGCGCCGATTACGCTGATTACGGCGGGGCTGCTGACGCTGGCGTTTATGGGATTTGCCGGAATGATTCGGTAA